ATCCCCTACCCAACCCCGTTCCGGCTCACCGCGTCCACCACCTGGCGGACATCGGCTAGGCATCAACGGCCCTTAGGATTCTTAGCCACGCACTGACACGAGCCACCCCTCTTTTCAGCAGCGATTCGCTCAATAATCGTTGACCTGCCATGAATCAACACATCCTCTCGGATATCCGTAGCCGTGTACTGAAAACAATAACAAATCAGCTCTTCGATCATCATCAATTCCTCCGGGTTGACTCATTCCCTCGTCATGGCGCAGTCCTACTGACCCTTGCGACAATTAACCACATCGACATACCTGCGTACCGGTTTTAATTTATACTTAAGGAAGAGTGGGGCGTTGCCGGAAAAAACTGCAGGACAAGTGACATTGCAGCTATTTTACC
The Desulfobulbaceae bacterium DNA segment above includes these coding regions:
- a CDS encoding BFD-like (2Fe-2S) protein, with product MEELICYCFQYTATDIREDVLIHGRSTIIERIAAEKRGGSCQCVAKNPKGR